The proteins below come from a single Juglans regia cultivar Chandler chromosome 12, Walnut 2.0, whole genome shotgun sequence genomic window:
- the LOC109012007 gene encoding cucumisin-like isoform X2 translates to MACKTTTSSTLSWLLLFSLAFTLHVRHSASQNDRKVYIVYVGERQGDEDTTSSLHTSMLQEVIGSTAGPESLLYSYKRSFSGFAAKLTEQEAQQVAGMDGVVSVFPSENKKLQTTRSWDFLGFPQQVKRRRTIESDIIVGVMDSGIWPESDSFDDKGFGPPPSKWKGACQTSANFTCNKLELLFGKEDIRSPRDVAGHGTHTASTAAGNLVSEASLLGYGLGTARGGVPSARIAVYKVCWGMEVSCSFHDILAAFDDAIADGVDIISVSLGGTTAKIYFDDPIAIGSFHAMRNGILTSTAAGNEGPDPATVTNFSPWSLSVASSTIDRMFLTEVILGNKKIYQGFSINIFDLKNEMYPIIYGGDAPNTAAGFNGSFSGICTPNSLARNLVKGKIVLCDVPSKGSFVAGAVGSVMGGRRRHDSAINFPLPASVLDSKDAKNIRAYVRSTRNPTATILQSNERKDASSPYISITSSRGPNLISPTILKPDLAAPGVHILAAWPPIARISDFQSDKRVQYSYNMQTGTSMACPHATGAAAYVKSFHPTWSPAAIMSALITTAAPMSAEKNPDAEFAYGAGNINPIKAPYPGLIYDINPLDYIKFLCREGYTTELLQIITGDHINDRCSEESNGTVFDLNYPTFALPTSSSKFIRHVFYRTVTNVGSPMSSYKAVVTSPHDGLQIKVKPSVLAFKKLGQELSFELTIKGRIKKRIASASVIWSDGKFQVRSPIVVYVP, encoded by the exons ATGGCTTGTAAAACTACTACTAGTAGTACTCTTTCTTGGCTTCTCCTCTTCAGCCTCGCTTTCACACTGCATGTTCGTCACTCAGCTTCTCAGAATGACCGAAAG GTATATATTGTGTATGTGGGCGAGAGGCAGGGGGACGAGGACACCACCTCATCTCTTCACACAAGCATGCTGCAAGAAGTCATTGGCAG TACTGCTGGACCGGAATCACTGCTCTACAGCTACAAGAGGAGTTTCAGTGGATTTGCAGCGAAGCTAACCGAGCAAGAAGCTCAACAAGTGGCTG GAATGGATGGTGTAGTGTCCGTGTTTCCCAGCGAAAATAAAAAGCTGCAAACGACGAGGTCATGGGACTTCCTTGGCTTTCCGCAGCaagttaaaagaagaagaactatTGAAAGCGACATCATTGTAGGGGTGATGGACTCTGGAATTTGGCCCGAGTCTGATAGCTTTGATGACAAAGGATTTGGTCCACCACCTAGCAAATGGAAGGGGGCCTGTCAAACCTCAGCCAACTTCACTTGCAACAA ACTCGAACTATTATTTGGGAAAGAAGATATTAGATCCCCGAGAGATGTTGCAGGGCATGGGACACATACAGCATCAACAGCTGCTGGAAACTTAGTTAGTGAGGCAAGCCTGCTGGGGTATGGGTTGGGAACAGCACGAGGAGGGGTTCCATCGGCACGCATTGCTGTGTACAAAGTATGTTGGGGTATGGAAGTGTCGTGTTCTTTTCATGACATACTTGCAGCATTCGATGATGCCATCGCTGATGGAGTCGACATTATCTCCGTTTCTCTCGGTGGAACCACTGCTAAGATCTATTTTGACGACCCAATTGCCATCGGTTCCTTTCATGCTATGAGAAATGGAATATTGACATCAACTGCTGCTGGTAACGAGGGTCCAGATCCAGCAACGGTAACCAACTTTTCCCCCTGGTCTCTCTCTGTGGCATCAAGCACTATAGATCGAATGTTCCTCACTGAGGTCATATTGGGTAACAAGAAGATCTATCAG GGATTctcaattaatatatttgaCTTAAAGAATGAAATGTATCCAATAATTTATGGTGGAGATGCACCAAACACTGCAGCAGGCTTCAATGGGTCCTTCTCCGG GATTTGCACGCCAAATTCGCTTGCTCGTAACTTGGTGAAGGGTAAAATTGTACTGTGTGATGTCCCAAGTAAAGGGTCATTTGTAGCTGGTGCAGTTGGTAGCGTGATGGGAGGCCGACGCCGACATGATTCTGCTATCAATTTTCCCTTGCCTGCATCTGTGCTTGACTCCAAGGATGCTAAAAACATTCGCGCATACGTAAGATCCACAAG GAACCCAACTGCGACGATCCTCCAGAGTAATGAGCGTAAAGATGCATCGTCCCCATACATATCCATCACCTCATCAAGGGGTCCAAACCTAATTTCACCCACCATTCTCAAG CCCGATTTGGCTGCTCCTGGAGTCCACATTCTAGCAGCATGGCCTCCAATCGCCCGAATTTCTGACTTTCAAAGTGATAAAAGAGTACAGTACTCATACAACATGCAAACGGGGACATCAATGGCTTGCCCACATGCAACAGGGGCGGCTGCCTACGTCAAATCCTTCCACCCTACTTGGTCACCTGCAGCTATCATGTCTGCTCTTATCACTACTG CTGCGCCCATGAGCGCTGAGAAGAACCCCGATGCTGAATTTGCATATGGTGCAGGCAATATAAATCCTATCAAGGCTCCATATCCTGGTTTGATATATGATATTAATCCACTTGACTACATCAAATTTTTATGTCGGGAAGGATATACCACCGAGTTATTACAGATAATTACTGGGGATCACATAAACGATCGCTGTTCTGAAGAATCTAATGGAACAGTTTTCGACTTAAACTATCCTACTTTTGCTCTGCCCACGTCCTCCTCCAAATTTATCCGTCATGTTTTCTATCGGACTGTCACCAATGTTGGATCGCCAATGTCATCGTATAAAGCTGTTGTGACCTCTCCACATGATGGACTTCAAATCAAAGTCAAGCCAAGCGTGTTGGCGTTCAAAAAGCTTGGACAAGAGCTATCTTTTGAGCTCACGATCAAGGGAAGAATAAAGAAACGCATAGCCTCAGCTTCTGTAATATGGTCTGATGGTAAGTTCCAAGTGAGGAGCCCCATTGTTGTGTATGTTCcatga
- the LOC109012007 gene encoding cucumisin-like isoform X1 has product MACKTTTSSTLSWLLLFSLAFTLHVRHSASQNDRKVYIVYVGERQGDEDTTSSLHTSMLQEVIGSTAGPESLLYSYKRSFSGFAAKLTEQEAQQVAGMDGVVSVFPSENKKLQTTRSWDFLGFPQQVKRRRTIESDIIVGVMDSGIWPESDSFDDKGFGPPPSKWKGACQTSANFTCNNKIIGAQYYRLELLFGKEDIRSPRDVAGHGTHTASTAAGNLVSEASLLGYGLGTARGGVPSARIAVYKVCWGMEVSCSFHDILAAFDDAIADGVDIISVSLGGTTAKIYFDDPIAIGSFHAMRNGILTSTAAGNEGPDPATVTNFSPWSLSVASSTIDRMFLTEVILGNKKIYQGFSINIFDLKNEMYPIIYGGDAPNTAAGFNGSFSGICTPNSLARNLVKGKIVLCDVPSKGSFVAGAVGSVMGGRRRHDSAINFPLPASVLDSKDAKNIRAYVRSTRNPTATILQSNERKDASSPYISITSSRGPNLISPTILKPDLAAPGVHILAAWPPIARISDFQSDKRVQYSYNMQTGTSMACPHATGAAAYVKSFHPTWSPAAIMSALITTAAPMSAEKNPDAEFAYGAGNINPIKAPYPGLIYDINPLDYIKFLCREGYTTELLQIITGDHINDRCSEESNGTVFDLNYPTFALPTSSSKFIRHVFYRTVTNVGSPMSSYKAVVTSPHDGLQIKVKPSVLAFKKLGQELSFELTIKGRIKKRIASASVIWSDGKFQVRSPIVVYVP; this is encoded by the exons ATGGCTTGTAAAACTACTACTAGTAGTACTCTTTCTTGGCTTCTCCTCTTCAGCCTCGCTTTCACACTGCATGTTCGTCACTCAGCTTCTCAGAATGACCGAAAG GTATATATTGTGTATGTGGGCGAGAGGCAGGGGGACGAGGACACCACCTCATCTCTTCACACAAGCATGCTGCAAGAAGTCATTGGCAG TACTGCTGGACCGGAATCACTGCTCTACAGCTACAAGAGGAGTTTCAGTGGATTTGCAGCGAAGCTAACCGAGCAAGAAGCTCAACAAGTGGCTG GAATGGATGGTGTAGTGTCCGTGTTTCCCAGCGAAAATAAAAAGCTGCAAACGACGAGGTCATGGGACTTCCTTGGCTTTCCGCAGCaagttaaaagaagaagaactatTGAAAGCGACATCATTGTAGGGGTGATGGACTCTGGAATTTGGCCCGAGTCTGATAGCTTTGATGACAAAGGATTTGGTCCACCACCTAGCAAATGGAAGGGGGCCTGTCAAACCTCAGCCAACTTCACTTGCAACAA TAAAATCATTGGAGCACAATACTACAGACTCGAACTATTATTTGGGAAAGAAGATATTAGATCCCCGAGAGATGTTGCAGGGCATGGGACACATACAGCATCAACAGCTGCTGGAAACTTAGTTAGTGAGGCAAGCCTGCTGGGGTATGGGTTGGGAACAGCACGAGGAGGGGTTCCATCGGCACGCATTGCTGTGTACAAAGTATGTTGGGGTATGGAAGTGTCGTGTTCTTTTCATGACATACTTGCAGCATTCGATGATGCCATCGCTGATGGAGTCGACATTATCTCCGTTTCTCTCGGTGGAACCACTGCTAAGATCTATTTTGACGACCCAATTGCCATCGGTTCCTTTCATGCTATGAGAAATGGAATATTGACATCAACTGCTGCTGGTAACGAGGGTCCAGATCCAGCAACGGTAACCAACTTTTCCCCCTGGTCTCTCTCTGTGGCATCAAGCACTATAGATCGAATGTTCCTCACTGAGGTCATATTGGGTAACAAGAAGATCTATCAG GGATTctcaattaatatatttgaCTTAAAGAATGAAATGTATCCAATAATTTATGGTGGAGATGCACCAAACACTGCAGCAGGCTTCAATGGGTCCTTCTCCGG GATTTGCACGCCAAATTCGCTTGCTCGTAACTTGGTGAAGGGTAAAATTGTACTGTGTGATGTCCCAAGTAAAGGGTCATTTGTAGCTGGTGCAGTTGGTAGCGTGATGGGAGGCCGACGCCGACATGATTCTGCTATCAATTTTCCCTTGCCTGCATCTGTGCTTGACTCCAAGGATGCTAAAAACATTCGCGCATACGTAAGATCCACAAG GAACCCAACTGCGACGATCCTCCAGAGTAATGAGCGTAAAGATGCATCGTCCCCATACATATCCATCACCTCATCAAGGGGTCCAAACCTAATTTCACCCACCATTCTCAAG CCCGATTTGGCTGCTCCTGGAGTCCACATTCTAGCAGCATGGCCTCCAATCGCCCGAATTTCTGACTTTCAAAGTGATAAAAGAGTACAGTACTCATACAACATGCAAACGGGGACATCAATGGCTTGCCCACATGCAACAGGGGCGGCTGCCTACGTCAAATCCTTCCACCCTACTTGGTCACCTGCAGCTATCATGTCTGCTCTTATCACTACTG CTGCGCCCATGAGCGCTGAGAAGAACCCCGATGCTGAATTTGCATATGGTGCAGGCAATATAAATCCTATCAAGGCTCCATATCCTGGTTTGATATATGATATTAATCCACTTGACTACATCAAATTTTTATGTCGGGAAGGATATACCACCGAGTTATTACAGATAATTACTGGGGATCACATAAACGATCGCTGTTCTGAAGAATCTAATGGAACAGTTTTCGACTTAAACTATCCTACTTTTGCTCTGCCCACGTCCTCCTCCAAATTTATCCGTCATGTTTTCTATCGGACTGTCACCAATGTTGGATCGCCAATGTCATCGTATAAAGCTGTTGTGACCTCTCCACATGATGGACTTCAAATCAAAGTCAAGCCAAGCGTGTTGGCGTTCAAAAAGCTTGGACAAGAGCTATCTTTTGAGCTCACGATCAAGGGAAGAATAAAGAAACGCATAGCCTCAGCTTCTGTAATATGGTCTGATGGTAAGTTCCAAGTGAGGAGCCCCATTGTTGTGTATGTTCcatga
- the LOC109012018 gene encoding uncharacterized protein LOC109012018, which translates to MENNKKQVGVSSSSTTFDHLFGPKDPSSATSSSSTSGIFGSIFPPPSAVLGRDSTHNRGGSGKYGNPDIITKNGKGESTAREKGSSYQKETMEPCYFSSEPACYFSSSIYYGGQENYSPRTRSTESQHIFKKDGGEDDSNGNNPNSASRGNWWQGSLYY; encoded by the exons ATGGAGAACAACAAGAAGCAAGTGGGTGTCTCATCTTCATCCACGACTTTCGATCACCTCTTTGGTCCCAAGGACCCCTCTTCAGCAACTTCATCATCCTCCACTTCTGGAATATTTGGATCCATTTTTCCACCTCCCTCAGCG GTGCTAGGGAGGGACTCCACTCATAATCGAGGTGGCAGTGGCAAATATGGAAATCCAG ATATTATTACCAAGAATGGCAAGGGTGAAAGTACTGCTAGAGAAAAGGGTTCCAGTTACCAGAAAGAGACAATGGAACCATGCTATTTTAGCTCAGAACCAGCTTGCTACTTTAGCTCATCTATCTACTACGGTGGTCAAGAAAATTATTCTCCAAGGACCCGCTCCACCGAATCCCAACATATT tttaaaaagGATGGCGGAGAGGATGATTCAAACGGAAACAATCCAAACAGCGCTTCCAGAGGGAACTGGTGGCAAG GTTCCCTTTATTACTAA
- the LOC109012017 gene encoding uncharacterized protein LOC109012017: MKSIWFLVLLVVVGIAAIDEVYGARECGKSSPDKEAFKLGPCASAAQDADALVSDRCCSLVKKIGQNPKCLCAIMLSNTAKSSGVILEVAVTIPKRCNIADRPVGYKCGAYILP; encoded by the exons ATGAAGTCCATTTGGTTTCTAGTGCTTCTTGTTGTTGTAGGTATTGCTGCCATTGATGAGGTTTATGGGGCTCGTGAATGTGGGAAATCTTCTCCTGACAAGGAAGCATTTAAACTAGGTCCATGTGCATCAGCCGCACAAGATGCGGATGCTCTTGTTTCTGATAGATGCTGCAGTCTGGTGAAAAAGATTGGCCAGaacccaaaatgcctttgtgctATTATGCTTTCTAACACAGCTAAAAGTTCCGGGGTTATACTAGAGGTTGCAGTGACCATCCCCAAACGCTGCAATATAGCTGATCGTCCAGTGGGATACAAGTGTGGAG CCTATATATTGCCTTGA